The following are from one region of the candidate division WOR-3 bacterium genome:
- the pstB gene encoding phosphate ABC transporter ATP-binding protein PstB yields the protein MTKSSIIIKNLNVFFVENHALKNINLEIYCNNITAIIGPSGCGKSTLIRCLNRMNDIIPSAKVEGEIWIDGENIYDPLYDVYDLRKKVGMVFQKPNPFPKSIFENLAFGLRIHGITDKREIEERVVNALKAAALWDEVADRLHDSAFSLSGGQQQRLCIARTLAIEPEIILFDEPCSALDPISTAKIEELMINLKEKYTIVIVTHNMQQAARVSDWTAFLYLGELIEYNQTSKLFTNPKDPKTEAYITGRFG from the coding sequence ATGACGAAATCAAGTATTATCATTAAAAACTTAAATGTATTTTTTGTAGAAAATCATGCCCTGAAAAACATTAATCTCGAAATATACTGCAATAATATAACGGCAATCATTGGTCCGTCGGGTTGCGGTAAGAGTACGCTTATTCGCTGTTTAAATCGTATGAATGATATAATCCCATCAGCAAAAGTAGAGGGAGAGATTTGGATTGATGGTGAAAATATTTATGATCCACTATATGATGTATATGATTTGAGAAAAAAAGTCGGTATGGTCTTTCAAAAACCCAATCCATTTCCTAAAAGTATTTTTGAAAATTTGGCATTTGGTTTAAGGATTCACGGGATTACAGACAAGAGAGAAATTGAAGAAAGGGTAGTAAATGCGCTGAAAGCAGCGGCATTATGGGATGAGGTTGCAGACCGTCTGCATGATTCGGCATTTTCCCTTTCCGGTGGACAACAGCAGAGACTTTGCATTGCGCGCACCCTTGCGATTGAACCTGAAATAATACTATTTGATGAACCCTGCTCTGCCCTTGATCCCATATCAACCGCGAAGATAGAGGAATTGATGATAAATCTGAAAGAAAAATATACAATCGTTATTGTAACCCACAATATGCAGCAGGCGGCAAGGGTCTCGGATTGGACTGCATTTTTATATCTTGGTGAGTTGATTGAATACAATCAGACATCAAAGTTGTTTACCAATCCCAAAGACCCCAAGACCGAGGCGTATATAACCGGTCGTTTTGGATAA
- the phoU gene encoding phosphate signaling complex protein PhoU: MDKGGLIDMLKGKIEKLKTNIIRFAGLVDNMLRDTEKCAYNRDHVIANNIITNLEQLSNRIEVENETLFIEFLALFQPEATDLRTVVSLLKINNNLERIADHCVNIAQRISVYTSINSFKNLKNMFGIVQKMFKDTFSAFTSNDTSILTAVINQDKFVDKELKELTDEVINKMDTYHSKCSNAISALLIGRDLERIADLTTNICEDIIYMTEGEIVKHKDSFYFAH; the protein is encoded by the coding sequence TTGGATAAGGGCGGGCTGATTGATATGTTGAAAGGGAAGATAGAAAAACTCAAGACAAATATAATAAGATTTGCGGGTCTCGTAGATAATATGCTGCGGGATACTGAAAAATGTGCATATAACCGCGACCATGTGATTGCCAATAACATAATTACTAATCTTGAGCAACTATCAAATCGCATTGAAGTAGAAAATGAAACATTGTTTATTGAATTCCTTGCCCTTTTTCAGCCCGAGGCAACTGATTTAAGGACGGTCGTTTCATTATTAAAGATTAATAATAATTTAGAAAGGATTGCTGACCATTGTGTTAATATTGCCCAGCGCATTTCAGTATATACTTCAATAAACAGTTTTAAGAATTTGAAAAATATGTTCGGCATTGTTCAAAAAATGTTTAAAGATACTTTTAGTGCATTTACAAGCAATGATACAAGTATTTTAACAGCAGTTATTAATCAGGATAAATTTGTTGATAAAGAACTCAAGGAATTAACGGATGAGGTCATTAATAAAATGGATACTTATCATTCGAAGTGCAGTAACGCAATCTCGGCATTATTAATTGGCCGAGACCTCGAGCGGATAGCAGATTTAACGACCAATATTTGCGAGGATATAATTTATATGACGGAGGGTGAGATCGTAAAACACAAAGATTCTTTTTATTTCGCACATTGA
- the tgt gene encoding tRNA guanosine(34) transglycosylase Tgt, translating into MFKVLFKDYQTKARIGLLKTKHFEVKTPNFMPVATQGSVKMISPEELKKIGVEIIVCNTYHLMQRPGTQLIKKIGGIHKFMSWDRAILTDSGGFQAYSLSELRSVDDEGLTFLSHIDGSRIRLTPEKAVEVQRDLGTDIAMCLDFFTSYPSEFIEARIAVERTVNWAKRSLAVKRKPALFAIIQGATFKGLRQECAQRLVELKFAGYGIGGLMIGEPAQLTMEMVKAVNEIIPENRIRYLMGCGYPEDILEAVSLGVDLFDCVLPTRNGRTGMAFTSEGKIIIKSSRYAADEAPLDRNCRCYTCKNFSRAYLRHLFNVGEGLAGRLVSYHNIAFYIRLMQDIRYHIQKGDYDKFLLKAKASFNFRTDAID; encoded by the coding sequence ATGTTTAAGGTCTTATTCAAAGACTACCAGACAAAAGCCCGCATTGGTTTATTAAAAACGAAACATTTTGAGGTTAAAACACCAAATTTCATGCCCGTGGCGACCCAGGGCAGTGTAAAAATGATTTCTCCTGAGGAATTAAAAAAAATCGGTGTAGAGATCATTGTGTGTAATACCTACCACTTAATGCAGCGACCAGGAACCCAACTCATAAAAAAAATTGGAGGAATCCATAAATTTATGAGCTGGGACCGGGCGATCTTAACCGATTCAGGGGGATTCCAAGCATATTCATTGAGTGAATTGAGGAGTGTGGATGATGAGGGTTTGACATTCCTTTCGCACATTGATGGGAGCCGTATTCGTTTGACTCCGGAAAAGGCGGTTGAAGTTCAACGGGATTTAGGTACAGATATTGCCATGTGCCTTGATTTTTTCACATCATATCCTTCAGAATTCATTGAAGCGCGGATTGCGGTGGAAAGGACAGTCAATTGGGCAAAGCGGAGTTTAGCGGTAAAGAGGAAGCCGGCCCTTTTTGCAATCATTCAGGGTGCTACATTTAAGGGATTGCGGCAGGAATGTGCTCAACGGCTGGTAGAATTGAAATTTGCTGGCTACGGTATTGGGGGATTGATGATTGGGGAACCAGCGCAACTGACGATGGAGATGGTAAAGGCGGTGAATGAAATAATACCGGAAAACCGGATTAGATATTTGATGGGTTGTGGTTATCCTGAGGATATCTTGGAGGCGGTGAGCTTGGGAGTCGACCTTTTTGACTGTGTTTTACCAACCCGCAATGGTCGGACCGGTATGGCGTTTACTTCCGAAGGGAAGATAATCATCAAAAGCAGCAGGTATGCGGCGGATGAGGCACCGCTTGATAGAAATTGCCGTTGTTATACTTGTAAAAATTTCAGTCGGGCGTATCTCCGCCATCTTTTTAATGTGGGCGAGGGATTGGCTGGTCGATTGGTGAGCTACCATAATATTGCCTTTTATATCCGGTTAATGCAAGATATTAGATATCATATTCAAAAAGGTGATTATGATAAATTTTTACTTAAAGCGAAGGCTTCTTTTAATTTTCGCACAGACGCAATTGACTAA
- the pstA gene encoding phosphate ABC transporter permease PstA: MSNIMNYPVENQIIKKNSSKDRRKRVQKIGISVLFFSLIISAVFLFVIVVFISLQGVKVLSLEFITSMPKKSMTAGGILPAILGTFYLALGSVLFALPLGVLSGIYLNEYAQDNVILRILKTGINNLAGVPSIVFGLFGLAVFVKFFGFGVSILSGSLTLGIMILPVIISTTVEALKTVPDSFREAAYGIGATKWQTIKGIVLPAALPGILTGVVLAIGRAAGETAPILFTAATFFSKKLPGSILSPVQALPYHIYALMTEGTYPDKQVPIAYGSALVLLILVLGMNLVAIIIRIRQRKKRLW, translated from the coding sequence ATGTCAAATATAATGAACTATCCTGTAGAAAATCAGATAATTAAGAAAAACTCATCAAAAGATAGGAGAAAAAGGGTTCAAAAGATTGGAATTTCAGTTTTGTTTTTCTCACTAATAATAAGTGCAGTGTTTTTGTTTGTTATTGTTGTTTTTATCAGCCTTCAGGGTGTCAAGGTCTTGAGTCTTGAATTTATAACCAGTATGCCTAAGAAATCAATGACTGCAGGTGGTATCCTGCCGGCAATCTTAGGAACATTCTACCTTGCCCTTGGTTCGGTGCTTTTTGCTTTACCATTAGGTGTTTTATCAGGGATATATTTAAATGAGTATGCTCAAGATAATGTAATTTTGAGAATTCTAAAAACAGGCATAAATAATCTTGCGGGAGTTCCTTCTATTGTCTTTGGCTTATTCGGACTTGCAGTATTCGTAAAATTCTTTGGCTTTGGTGTTTCTATACTTTCTGGTTCATTGACATTGGGTATAATGATTTTGCCTGTAATCATTAGTACAACGGTTGAAGCACTGAAGACAGTTCCTGATTCATTCCGTGAGGCAGCGTATGGTATTGGTGCGACAAAATGGCAGACCATAAAAGGAATTGTTTTGCCTGCAGCTTTACCAGGCATATTAACTGGTGTAGTCCTTGCAATAGGGCGTGCTGCTGGAGAAACTGCACCGATACTATTTACTGCCGCAACCTTTTTCAGCAAAAAATTGCCCGGTTCAATTTTATCACCGGTTCAGGCATTGCCTTATCATATCTATGCCTTGATGACCGAGGGAACATATCCGGATAAGCAGGTGCCAATTGCCTATGGTTCAGCCTTGGTTCTTTTGATACTTGTTTTAGGAATGAACCTTGTTGCAATAATTATAAGAATAAGACAGAGAAAGAAGAGGTTATGGTAG